One window from the genome of Pedobacter schmidteae encodes:
- a CDS encoding dihydrofolate reductase family protein: MRKLILGLAVTLDGYIEGPNGEFDWCFTDQDYGLNEFFTRVDAIFIGRKSYEMAQQYAESNGGETVPGMPAMREYVFSKTLKSVKEGAVLVANDSISEATRIKAQPGKDIWLYGGASLTDALMKEGLVDELWMSVHPILLGSGKPLFRGQDSRTQLTLLESKAYETGLVSLRYRIDKK, encoded by the coding sequence ATGAGAAAATTAATATTAGGATTGGCGGTCACATTGGATGGGTATATTGAGGGGCCAAATGGTGAATTTGATTGGTGCTTTACCGATCAGGATTATGGATTGAACGAATTTTTTACGCGGGTAGACGCCATCTTTATTGGTCGTAAAAGTTATGAGATGGCACAGCAATATGCAGAGAGCAATGGCGGAGAAACGGTTCCCGGTATGCCGGCAATGAGAGAATACGTATTTTCTAAAACCTTGAAATCCGTAAAGGAAGGTGCTGTGCTTGTTGCCAACGATAGTATCTCTGAAGCAACAAGGATAAAAGCACAGCCTGGAAAAGACATATGGCTGTATGGTGGTGCTTCGCTTACTGATGCCCTGATGAAAGAAGGCCTGGTAGATGAATTGTGGATGTCTGTACACCCCATTCTTTTGGGTAGTGGCAAACCATTGTTCCGCGGGCAGGACAGCCGTACTCAACTCACATTATTGGAAAGTAAAGCCTATGAAACGGGCCTGGTGTCGCTTCGCTATCGTATTGATAAAAAGTAA
- a CDS encoding helix-turn-helix domain-containing protein: MRIQTYDIASRLQPYIRSICTMDCDDAVDTNYIQVLPDTCVELFVNYTSTPVAIIGHELHKRSIVTARMSRSMEVQMRKGAGCLAICFYPGMAYPFFRLPMQVLSDTTVTLSNLWSGTVMEMEDKLANASDNNVRVVIAQKYLLQQLALGEQDLQLTYWLRLMQRSGGSISATDIANDTGLSRRHLSRKFQQYMGLSPKTYLGVCRFMRSLHSLKKYPALSLTQVAYESGYYDQAHFNRDYKMYTGHTPGEVLRAQYIVY; the protein is encoded by the coding sequence ATGCGTATTCAAACCTATGATATCGCTTCCAGATTGCAACCCTATATAAGATCAATCTGTACCATGGATTGCGATGACGCTGTAGATACGAATTATATACAAGTATTGCCAGATACTTGTGTTGAACTGTTTGTAAATTATACCAGCACACCCGTTGCGATTATCGGCCATGAGTTGCATAAACGCAGCATTGTTACTGCACGTATGAGCCGCTCTATGGAAGTGCAGATGCGCAAGGGAGCAGGTTGCCTGGCCATTTGTTTTTATCCCGGTATGGCCTACCCCTTCTTTCGGCTACCAATGCAGGTACTAAGCGATACTACTGTAACCCTTTCCAATTTGTGGAGTGGGACAGTTATGGAAATGGAAGACAAACTAGCCAATGCATCTGACAATAATGTGCGGGTGGTTATTGCCCAAAAGTATTTGCTGCAACAACTGGCCTTGGGAGAGCAGGATTTGCAGCTGACCTATTGGCTAAGGCTGATGCAACGTTCAGGTGGTTCAATTTCTGCAACTGATATTGCCAATGATACCGGCCTTAGTCGGCGTCATCTTTCGCGAAAATTTCAGCAATATATGGGGCTGTCACCTAAAACTTATCTGGGTGTTTGCAGATTCATGCGGTCGTTGCATTCCCTGAAAAAATATCCTGCACTTTCACTTACCCAGGTGGCTTATGAAAGTGGGTATTACGATCAGGCCCATTTTAATCGTGACTATAAGATGTACACAGGTCACACCCCTGGAGAGGTGTTGCGCGCCCAATATATTGTATATTGA
- a CDS encoding FecR family protein yields the protein MMEKPDQQQDELLSKYRKGIASPEEAAAVKYLYNLASASAEEVVAPNNYQQVGDEIWKRLPAGRKVYRLKLLKTISVAAAAILLIGGSYLWYKGNANSYSETLLSHDIAPGKNAAMLTLADGRKIALTSDVKGQLATESGASITKTADGQLIYEIKDQGNADPHAVNTLATAKGESYQLRLPDGTMVWLNAASSVTYPVSFSSAKTREVKLEGEAYFEVEKDKKRPFVVKTLHQKIQVLGTHFNVNTYTDEPDQRTTLLEGSIKLSLDGSHKERLLKPGEQAVVAGSVLDVSNVDVEQAVDWKNGDFIFQSEPLTSLMRRVARWYNIQVVYASGVDKEGTFTGKVSRRKNISALLKALQSAGLKFEVIGNKIIVKNQST from the coding sequence ATGATGGAGAAACCAGACCAACAACAAGACGAATTGCTAAGCAAATACAGGAAAGGGATAGCTAGTCCTGAAGAGGCCGCTGCGGTAAAGTACTTGTATAATCTGGCTTCGGCATCAGCGGAGGAGGTGGTTGCTCCAAATAATTACCAGCAGGTTGGTGATGAAATCTGGAAACGGCTTCCTGCCGGGAGAAAAGTGTACCGCTTAAAATTACTTAAAACAATTTCCGTTGCCGCAGCTGCAATTTTGCTGATAGGTGGAAGTTATTTATGGTATAAGGGCAATGCCAATAGCTATTCTGAAACACTATTAAGTCATGATATTGCGCCTGGAAAAAATGCCGCAATGCTTACCCTGGCCGATGGCCGGAAAATTGCGCTGACCAGTGATGTTAAAGGACAATTGGCTACGGAATCGGGTGCAAGTATTACTAAAACGGCCGATGGACAACTGATTTATGAGATCAAAGACCAGGGAAATGCTGATCCGCACGCGGTAAATACGTTAGCCACAGCTAAAGGTGAATCTTATCAGCTTCGTTTGCCGGATGGAACTATGGTTTGGTTAAATGCCGCATCTTCGGTTACATATCCGGTCTCTTTTTCTAGTGCAAAAACACGTGAGGTGAAACTTGAAGGTGAAGCCTATTTTGAAGTGGAAAAAGATAAAAAAAGACCTTTTGTTGTAAAAACACTTCACCAAAAGATACAGGTGCTGGGTACCCATTTTAACGTGAACACTTATACTGATGAACCCGACCAGAGGACCACTTTGCTGGAAGGAAGTATCAAATTAAGTTTGGATGGTTCGCATAAAGAGCGGCTGTTGAAACCAGGAGAACAGGCGGTTGTAGCGGGTTCGGTGCTGGATGTTTCCAATGTGGATGTGGAACAGGCGGTTGACTGGAAGAACGGAGATTTTATATTTCAATCAGAACCGCTAACCTCGTTAATGAGACGTGTTGCCAGATGGTACAATATACAGGTGGTTTACGCCAGTGGCGTAGACAAAGAGGGGACCTTTACAGGAAAAGTATCCCGCCGGAAAAATATATCAGCTTTGCTGAAAGCATTGCAGTCGGCCGGATTAAAATTTGAAGTCATAGGCAACAAAATCATTGTTAAAAATCAATCAACTTAA
- a CDS encoding RNA polymerase sigma factor gives MNQLSGMGDDELLGAFQAGDQKAYKQIYDRYWQLLYRHARNMLRNDEEAKDVVQEVFTTLWIKKTEIKSPVAAFLYSATRNRILNQLKHLKIEARYMEQQKAVLEYPGVILPDEKVIEHDFSRLIEAGIQSLPPKMRRIFELSRKEFKTHQQISEELKISSLTVKRQVSNALNILKNKLQFFLIFF, from the coding sequence ATGAATCAGTTATCAGGTATGGGCGATGATGAACTTCTTGGAGCTTTCCAGGCAGGAGATCAAAAAGCTTATAAGCAGATATATGACCGCTACTGGCAACTGTTGTACCGACATGCCCGCAACATGTTGAGAAATGATGAAGAAGCTAAAGATGTGGTTCAGGAGGTTTTCACCACACTATGGATAAAGAAAACAGAGATCAAGTCTCCGGTTGCTGCTTTTTTATATTCGGCAACCAGAAACAGGATACTAAACCAGTTAAAACACTTGAAAATTGAAGCCCGGTATATGGAGCAGCAAAAGGCGGTTCTGGAATATCCCGGTGTAATTTTACCAGATGAAAAAGTGATCGAGCATGATTTTTCCAGACTGATTGAGGCCGGCATACAAAGTCTGCCCCCAAAAATGCGTAGGATATTTGAACTGAGCAGGAAAGAATTTAAAACGCACCAGCAGATTTCTGAGGAGCTGAAGATTTCTTCGTTAACTGTTAAAAGGCAGGTAAGCAATGCTTTAAATATCTTGAAAAACAAGCTTCAATTTTTTTTAATCTTTTTTTGA